From Candidatus Hydrogenedentota bacterium, one genomic window encodes:
- a CDS encoding caspase family protein has protein sequence MEVYASCKALIIGVGRYADPQYDLSYARGDAEAVAHTLQEEFGFDPVWTLFDEDATKQNITRYLEQELQQTDEDDGVVIFFAGHGITVTSAIGDDRGFLLPHDGDPNRPYANLSLTTIRDDYLPMIPAKHVFLIVDACYGGLALRDPAVLESKELFDDAVLAELTRRDRKVRQVLAAGMKDQRVLDGGLFGHSIFTGRFLEALRNASPYTTADHLGVHVREHVVRDSLDRKHRQTPQFGHLYGEGGTYVFLRRNASAALHKQPERPRHVTPKRRPEPVEAPPRPLSTFASLAALERESMDQLRRRVTQYEELMQVQPSLKGVNLILGRCYYLLGEMDAAAKYLAQSLSSSMDEQTRRDVERLLHEARSYGSSGQEESE, from the coding sequence ATGGAAGTCTATGCATCGTGCAAGGCCCTGATCATCGGCGTGGGGCGTTACGCCGACCCACAGTACGACCTGAGCTATGCCCGGGGCGACGCCGAAGCGGTCGCGCACACGCTCCAGGAGGAATTCGGGTTTGACCCGGTCTGGACGCTCTTTGACGAAGATGCCACCAAACAGAATATCACGCGGTATCTCGAACAGGAGTTGCAGCAGACGGACGAAGATGACGGGGTCGTAATCTTTTTCGCAGGTCACGGGATCACGGTGACCTCGGCCATTGGAGACGACCGCGGTTTCTTGCTTCCGCACGACGGCGACCCGAACCGGCCCTATGCCAACCTGTCGCTCACGACGATTCGCGACGACTACCTGCCGATGATTCCGGCGAAGCATGTCTTCCTTATCGTGGATGCGTGCTATGGAGGCTTGGCGCTGCGGGATCCCGCCGTGCTGGAAAGCAAAGAACTCTTCGACGACGCCGTGCTTGCCGAACTCACACGCCGCGACCGCAAGGTCCGTCAAGTGCTGGCGGCAGGCATGAAGGATCAGCGCGTTCTCGACGGTGGCCTTTTCGGGCATAGCATCTTCACGGGGCGGTTCCTGGAAGCGCTACGTAACGCCAGCCCGTACACCACGGCAGACCACTTGGGGGTGCATGTGCGTGAGCACGTCGTTCGCGATAGCCTAGACCGAAAACACCGGCAGACGCCGCAATTCGGGCATCTATACGGCGAGGGCGGGACGTACGTCTTTCTCCGGAGGAACGCAAGCGCGGCCCTGCACAAACAGCCGGAAAGGCCGCGGCATGTTACGCCGAAACGGCGCCCTGAACCCGTTGAGGCCCCCCCCCGCCCGCTGAGCACGTTCGCGAGTCTGGCTGCGCTGGAACGGGAATCGATGGACCAGTTGCGTAGACGCGTGACGCAATATGAAGAACTCATGCAAGTCCAGCCTTCCCTCAAAGGGGTCAACCTGATCCTCGGCAGGTGTTACTACCTGCTCGGGGAGATGGACGCTGCGGCAAAGTATCTGGCGCAGTCGCTGAGCAGCAGTATGGATGAGCAGACGCGAAGAGATGTGGAGCGGTTGCTTCACGAAGCACGGTCATACGGAAGTTCAGGGCAGGAGGAGTCAGAATAA